The proteins below are encoded in one region of Candidatus Parvarchaeota archaeon:
- a CDS encoding DUF1669 domain-containing protein: MGEKLKFSILGFLAAAVVVLALIGIGMLVPSWQQVSSARAVFSPGSDDEILGLLDSAQKSIDIEMYVFTEKSVAQKLIDKAQQGVDVRVILELRTIDSGKVLSMARFLQQGGVKVRIASNDFALTHAKSIVVDGNKALIGSINFSKSALSKNREAAVIVEGNFVGQFQEIFNSDWEAAAEI, encoded by the coding sequence ATGGGCGAAAAACTCAAATTCTCAATCCTGGGCTTTCTTGCGGCGGCCGTGGTTGTGCTTGCCTTGATTGGTATTGGCATGCTTGTCCCATCCTGGCAGCAGGTTTCATCTGCGCGGGCAGTTTTCTCTCCAGGCTCTGATGATGAAATATTGGGGCTTCTGGACAGCGCGCAAAAAAGCATAGACATTGAAATGTATGTCTTCACGGAAAAGTCAGTGGCGCAAAAGCTTATCGACAAGGCGCAACAGGGGGTTGATGTCCGCGTAATCCTTGAGCTGAGGACCATTGACAGCGGCAAGGTCTTGAGTATGGCACGTTTTCTCCAGCAAGGAGGGGTAAAAGTCCGCATTGCATCCAATGACTTTGCCCTCACGCATGCCAAGTCAATTGTCGTTGATGGCAATAAGGCCCTTATAGGCAGCATCAATTTTTCCAAGTCTGCACTTTCAAAAAACAGGGAAGCCGCAGTCATTGTTGAGGGAAATTTTGTCGGCCAATTCCAGGAAATTTTTAATTCGGACTGGGAGGCGGCCGCAGAAATTTGA